The following coding sequences lie in one Desmodus rotundus isolate HL8 chromosome 1, HLdesRot8A.1, whole genome shotgun sequence genomic window:
- the LOC112314743 gene encoding NXPE family member 3-like produces the protein MARQLHGAQGLAVCGKLEQVFEESPPKRIISDLRGLRERTRRVERYPAIRVLVTYQMTSKQLQASADLFITQLKWHKIVVVGSAIAIWILYIRVSWPDRAVPLSPRPQPARKSSGSLPHELSDLTHLLYWPLIPGDEGELLASTSPQTSTYCLRGPTQASYSLGGSLEAILVARDHRGRPKTHGGDLFRAQLLGPDLKAGVPGDVRDLENGTYLLSFPLLWAGQAQVQVRLVHSSEAVGVLRRIWRDQWATVDFMGYFRGPTGYEEIVTCNINPLLTGEEESTCHYRDEDSGELWFCARPPTLPCDSLVGHSSGRYWNVTTSHEKALLVWNVTDKVLPQSISAIWVAEESNRSLVLPPKQLCRPGIPGPKPSGFYHQGVWHSLSCSSRTFSTVDSILDCLAGHVVHMMGDSTLRQWWEYLRDTVPSLKPLDLHATYQTGPLMAVETTRNTVLHWRAHSWPLRSLRTPVASLHSVVRELGGLAGGPHTVVVLGLGAHFTTFPPSIFVRRLAGIRAAVAALLAREPRTLVVIKLANTGYKSVYGSDWFTLQMNRLLRAAFADLRVAFVDAWEMTSSLALPDSIHPGRLVVRNEVDFLLSFICPT, from the exons GCTGCACGGAGCCCAGGGTCTGGCAGTTTGTGGAAAGCTGGAGCAG GTTTTTGAGGAAAGTCCACCTAAGCGTATTATCTCCGATCTCAG AGGATTGAGAGAAAGAACACGAAGAGTTGAGAGGTACCCTGCCATTAG GGTCTTGGTCACATACCAGATGACTAGTAAACAACTCCAGGCTTCTGCAGACCTATTCATCACACAGCTGAAGTGGCACAAGATTGTGGTTGTGGGGTCAGCCATTGCAATTTGG ATCTTGTACATCCGGGTGTCCTGGCCTGACAGagctgtccctctgtccccaaggccccaaCCTGCCCGCAAGTCCTCTGGCTCTCTCCCCCATGAGCTCTCAGACCTGACCCATCTTCTGTACTGGCCTCTGATCCCAGGAGATGAGGGGGAACTTTTGGCCTCCACCAGTCCTCAGACCTCCACCTACTGCTTGAGGGGTCCTACCCAGGCCAGCTACTCCCTGGGAGGCTCCCTGGAGGCCATCCTTGTGGCCAGAGACCATCGGGGCAGGCCCAAGACCCATGGTGGAGATCTGTTTCGGGCACAGTTGCTGGGTCCCGACTTGAAGGCAGGGGTCCCTGGGGATGTCCGGGATCTGGAGAATGGCACATACCTGCtgtccttcccccttctctgggCTGGGCAGGCCCAGGTGCAAGTGCGGCTGGTCCACTCCAGCGAGGCCGTTGGGGTTCTGCGAAGAATCTGGAGAGACCAATGGGCCACAGTCGATTTCATGGGCTATTTTCGGGGACCCACAGGATATGAAGAAATTGTGACTTGCAATATTAACCCCCTATTAACTGGGGAGGAAGAATCTACCTGTCACTACAGGGATGAAGATTCGGGGGAGCTCTGGTTCTGCGCTCgacctcccaccctgccctgtgACTCACTGGTGGGACATTCGAGTGGACGATACTGGAATGTGACCACATCACATGAGAAGGCCCTGCTGGTGTG GAACGTGACAGACAAGGTCCTCCCTCAGAGTATTTCTGCAATCTGGGTGGCAGAGGAGAGCAACAGGAGTCTGG TGTTGCCCCCTAAACAGCTCTGCCGTCCTGGGATCCCAGGCCCAAAGCCTTCTGGCTTCTATCACCAAGGCGTGTGGCACTCACTGTCCTGCTCCAGCCGCACCTTCTCCACGGTTGACAGCATCCTGGACTGCCTGGCTGGTCATGTGGTCCACATGATGGGGGACTCCACACTTCGGCAGTGGTGGGAGTATCTGCGTGACACCGTGCCCT ccctgaaGCCCTTGGATCTACATGCCACGTATCAGACAGGACCCCTGATGGCCGTGGAGACCACTCGGAACACAGTGCTGCACTGGCGGGCCCACAGCTGGCCCCTGCGCTCCCTCCGcactccagtggcctccctgcACTCCGTGGTCCGGGAGCTGGGGGGCCTAGCTGGGGGCCCCCACACCGTGGTGGTGCTGGGGCTGGGCGCCCACTTCACCACCTTCCCTCCATCCATCTTTGTGCGACGACTGGCAGGGATCCGGGCGGCCGTGGCTGCGCTGCTGGCCCGGGAGCCCCGCACCCTTGTGGTCATCAAACTGGCCAACACCGGCTACAAGTCTGTGTATGGCAGTGACTGGTTCACCCTCCAGATGAACCGGCTCCTCCGAGCTGCCTTTGCTGACCTCCGTGTGGCCTTTGTGGATGCCTGGGAAATGAcctccagcctggccctgcctgaCAGCATCCACCCAGGGCGGCTGGTTGTCCGCAATGAGGTggacttcctcctctccttcatcTGCCCCACCTGA